The following are encoded in a window of Rubellicoccus peritrichatus genomic DNA:
- a CDS encoding alpha/beta hydrolase — MTTESAKTLVEVRYGTEVVDGINIFYRESGIPQKRAVVLLHGYPASSHMYRDVLVALGADWFLIAPDYPGFGNSGFPDPKDYEYTFDNLARTIDKFLDQKGITEFVLGMQDYGAPVGYRLATKYPDRVKGLIVMNGNAYEEGFHPETSAPVRDFWNERTAEKEAAIATQLMSLEGIKWMYVEGTRKPEGINPDNWVLDFARIDRPGQEKVQLDLFYDYQNNVKSYPEWQAYLRERQPPTLVAWGSNDPIFVPAGAEAYRKDLKEIDFYMFDTGHFALEEDAVQIIDKIRDFLARRAFAD; from the coding sequence ATGACAACTGAATCAGCGAAAACTTTAGTAGAAGTGCGATATGGGACCGAAGTAGTCGATGGTATCAACATCTTCTATCGAGAGTCTGGAATTCCCCAGAAACGGGCAGTGGTATTACTGCATGGCTATCCAGCTTCATCGCACATGTATCGGGATGTTCTCGTAGCACTGGGCGCGGACTGGTTTCTAATTGCCCCGGACTATCCAGGTTTTGGCAATAGCGGCTTTCCAGATCCTAAGGATTACGAATATACATTCGATAACCTGGCGAGAACGATTGACAAATTCCTCGATCAGAAAGGTATCACTGAATTTGTGTTAGGGATGCAGGACTACGGAGCACCGGTTGGCTATCGTTTGGCAACGAAGTATCCGGATCGGGTCAAAGGTCTGATTGTGATGAACGGCAACGCGTATGAAGAGGGCTTCCACCCAGAGACTTCAGCGCCGGTAAGAGACTTCTGGAATGAGCGCACTGCTGAAAAGGAAGCTGCTATTGCCACACAATTGATGAGCCTGGAAGGCATCAAGTGGATGTATGTTGAAGGCACAAGAAAACCGGAGGGGATCAATCCTGACAACTGGGTGTTGGATTTCGCCCGGATTGATCGTCCAGGCCAAGAAAAAGTACAGTTAGACCTTTTTTACGACTACCAGAATAATGTTAAATCATACCCGGAGTGGCAGGCTTATCTTCGTGAGCGCCAGCCACCTACTTTGGTTGCTTGGGGGAGCAATGACCCGATATTCGTTCCTGCAGGTGCCGAAGCATACCGAAAGGATCTCAAAGAGATTGATTTCTATATGTTCGATACCGGACATTTTGCTCTAGAGGAAGATGCCGTGCAGATCATTGACAAGATCCGAGATTTTCTAGCGCGAAGAGCTTTTGCTGACTGA